In Candidatus Epulonipiscium viviparus, one DNA window encodes the following:
- a CDS encoding type IA DNA topoisomerase: protein MDLIIAEKPSVARNIAEALKLTIQHDGFYEGNDYCVTWAFGHLLELWDSKEYDSKMSKWKMEYFPFIPDTFKYKVKTDRRNKTKQQPDSRAANQLDLIASIIEDNGTENVISACDYDREGQIIGDLILEQLKVNKPVYRILLNEWTEKEVLKALKNPIPNEQLLSLRNAGVARMHADWLIGINLTSVATLKYSHEFSQVYNIGRVLLPTLKLVYDRDIEIEKHISSEYHKLKCNFDFNGKDLIATYSETKPADAETTADAKDEKYINKFNTREKLDAIAKVVKGQDAVLSNKEVKSKKEYPPLLFNLSALQGYLTNQYKEFTSDKVLSIAQQLYENKYITYPRTASSFLDESLVFKAKKVLQVVKKGRPYEDEIVFKKYSRVFNSSQVNSHSAIIPTYKIPITLPVLDYIVYTAIVDRFIMQFMPIAEHDETTLTITADAAPDGVFIAKSRVQKVLGFKKVDECPPKETILPMITVDEKGVVLDATVATKKTKPPKHHTEKTLLRAMETCGKKDIENSDDILKGYTIGTPATRADIISRLCSTSYISIQNKKLQTTVKGRALIETLPVKELMDLEYTGRLEKTLTDIEKGLASHDNFLEHIKIFVRSSVENIKTGPSLSADTIAKLCAESSIATNPKPLTTTVKREELGLCPLCQSSVIQGTKGYGCLGFKNGCKFVLWQQDETFKKYNKILTKTAVKKLLKDGSVRINDFKTSKGTKFDAIVSFEISNNTICWKFSRP from the coding sequence ATGGATCTTATTATAGCCGAGAAACCTTCTGTTGCTCGAAATATCGCAGAGGCATTAAAGTTGACCATCCAACACGATGGTTTTTATGAAGGAAATGATTATTGCGTTACCTGGGCATTTGGACATCTTTTAGAGCTTTGGGATAGCAAAGAATACGATAGCAAGATGTCGAAATGGAAAATGGAGTATTTTCCATTTATTCCTGATACGTTTAAATACAAAGTGAAAACTGATCGTCGCAACAAAACTAAACAGCAACCTGATTCACGTGCAGCCAACCAATTGGACCTGATCGCCTCGATCATCGAAGACAATGGCACCGAAAACGTCATTTCTGCTTGTGACTATGATAGAGAAGGGCAAATTATAGGCGATCTCATATTAGAGCAACTAAAGGTTAATAAACCTGTGTATCGAATTCTGCTTAATGAGTGGACTGAAAAAGAAGTATTAAAAGCGCTTAAAAACCCTATTCCCAACGAGCAGTTACTATCACTTAGAAATGCCGGTGTTGCTCGAATGCATGCAGATTGGCTTATAGGGATAAACCTCACCTCCGTTGCCACACTCAAGTATAGCCACGAGTTTTCGCAGGTATATAATATAGGTAGAGTTTTATTGCCTACACTAAAATTGGTATACGACAGAGATATAGAGATCGAAAAGCATATTTCCTCAGAGTATCACAAACTTAAGTGTAACTTTGACTTTAATGGCAAGGACTTAATCGCCACATACTCCGAAACAAAGCCTGCAGATGCAGAAACTACAGCAGATGCAAAAGACGAGAAATATATTAATAAATTTAACACACGCGAAAAACTCGATGCTATTGCCAAAGTTGTCAAAGGCCAGGATGCTGTTCTTTCGAACAAAGAAGTTAAATCGAAAAAAGAATATCCACCTCTACTATTTAATCTTAGCGCACTTCAAGGATATCTTACGAATCAGTACAAAGAGTTCACTTCTGACAAAGTTTTATCTATCGCACAGCAGCTTTATGAAAATAAATATATCACATATCCTCGTACCGCAAGTTCTTTTCTGGATGAATCACTAGTTTTTAAAGCAAAAAAAGTTCTACAGGTTGTCAAAAAAGGCCGCCCATACGAAGACGAAATTGTATTTAAGAAGTATTCTCGCGTATTCAATAGCAGTCAAGTCAATAGCCACAGTGCCATTATCCCAACATATAAGATTCCGATCACGCTACCTGTTCTTGACTATATTGTATATACCGCCATAGTTGATCGATTTATCATGCAGTTTATGCCCATCGCGGAGCATGATGAAACTACTCTTACAATTACTGCAGATGCAGCTCCCGACGGTGTATTTATTGCTAAAAGTCGTGTACAAAAAGTTTTGGGATTTAAGAAAGTCGACGAATGTCCACCAAAAGAAACCATTTTGCCAATGATTACTGTAGACGAGAAAGGCGTTGTGCTAGATGCCACTGTTGCAACAAAAAAAACCAAGCCTCCAAAACATCACACCGAAAAAACACTTCTTCGCGCTATGGAAACTTGTGGCAAAAAAGATATCGAAAACTCTGACGACATTCTAAAAGGATACACCATCGGCACTCCTGCGACACGTGCGGATATTATTAGCAGACTCTGTAGTACCTCGTATATTTCTATACAAAATAAGAAATTGCAAACTACTGTAAAAGGCAGAGCGCTTATCGAAACGTTACCTGTAAAAGAACTTATGGATCTAGAGTATACTGGCCGACTTGAAAAAACTCTTACAGACATAGAAAAAGGACTAGCTTCTCATGACAATTTTTTAGAGCACATAAAAATTTTTGTACGCTCCTCAGTTGAAAATATCAAGACCGGTCCCTCGTTATCTGCAGATACAATAGCTAAGCTATGCGCAGAGTCTAGTATAGCAACCAACCCTAAGCCTCTCACCACAACTGTAAAACGAGAAGAACTTGGCCTTTGCCCCTTGTGCCAATCGTCTGTTATTCAGGGTACTAAAGGCTATGGATGTCTAGGCTTCAAAAATGGATGTAAATTTGTTTTATGGCAGCAAGACGAAACTTTCAAGAAATATAATAAAATACTTACAAAAACTGCGGTAAAAAAGCTATTAAAAGACGGCTCCGTACGCATCAATGACTTTAAAACGTCTAAGGGCACCAAATTTGATGCTATCGTCAGCTTTGAGATTAGCAACAATACCATTTGTTGGAAATTTTCACGACCATAA